The DNA sequence TCGGGGGCCGCCGCCGCCAGGGCGCGGTCCAGGTTGTCCATCACCGGGAGCAGATCCTTGAGCAGCTTCTCGGCGCCGAACTTCTGCACCTCGTCCCGCTCGCGGGCCGCCCGCTTCTTGTAGTTCTCGAGGTCGGCCACCGCGCGCACCCAGCGGTCGTGCACGTCGGCCAGCTTCTTCTGGCCCTCGCGCGACAGCGCCTGCGAGAGCTCGAGCTGGGCCCGGAGCGACTCGAGGTCGTCGGCCGGCCCGGACGCCGGGTCGTCGCCGGGCCCGACCTCCACCTCGACCGGGTCGCCGGGGTCGCCGGGGTCGCCGGCCGGCTGGTCGCCGACGGCGCGGCCGCCGCGCTCCACCGAGCGGAGCGCGGCCGCGATGGCGTCGTCCGGGATGTCCGCCCGGAAGTTTCCCTTGTCCTGGCTGTCGCCCATGGAGTCGTTTCGCGAGATGTGTTCTTGGACCCCGGCCCCGACATACCCCCGGGGTCAGGGAGGAATTTGGATTGTCGCACACCGGTCGGCGGGCCGACAAGCGACGCGGTGCGGCGGGGGCCCGCGGGCGGGCGCCCACCCGGGGCGTGTCAGCCGTCCCCGTGGCGGCCGATCGCCCGGGAGAGCTCGCGCGCGGTCAGGTCCACCAGCGGGATGACCCGGGCGTAGTTCATGCGGGTGGGGCCCACCACCGCCAGCGTGCCCAGCACCCGGCCGGCCCGGCCGTAGGGGGCGGCCACCACCGAGACGTCCGGCACGGTGGCGAACTCGCTCTCGGCGCCGATGAAGATCTGCACCTCCTGCGAGAGCAGCACCCGGTCGAGCACCCTGAGGATGCGGTCCTTCTCGGCGAAGGTCTTGAGGAGGGCGCGGGCCTTCTGCACGTCGGCGAACTCGGGCGCGTCGAGGAAGGAGGCCTCGCCGTCCACCAGCACCCGCCCCTCGGCCGGGGGCGCGGCCAGCGCCAGCTCGGCCAGCGAGAGCGCCTTCTGCATCAGGCCGTGCAGGGCGGTGTGGTCGGCCCGCATGTCCTCCAGGATCCGCTCGCGCAGCGTGGCCAGGCTGGTGGCCGCCTCGGAGGCGGCCGCGATCCGCTCGTTCAGGTAGGCGGCGGCGCGCTCCAGCTCGGAGGCGTCGAAGGGCTGGTCGAGCTGCACCAGCTTGTTGGTGACGATGCCGGCCTGGGAGACGAAGACCGCCAGCACCCGGTTCTCCCGCAGCCGCACGAAGTCCACCTGGCGGATGGGGTCCACCTTGGGCGGCGGCGTGGTGACCACCGCGGCGTGGTGCGACAGCGAGTGGAGCAGGTCCGCGGTGCCCTCGAGCAGGCGCGACACGTCGGGCGCGTCGGCGGTCAGCGAGGTGATGCGGTCCCGGTCGGCGCTGGTGGGCGGGCGCACCTTGAGGAGGGTGTCGACGTAGAGCCGGTAGGCCTGGGCGGTGGGGATGCGCCCCGAGGAGGCGTGCGGCTTCTCCAGCAGCCCGAGCGCCTCGAGGTCGGCCATGACGGCGCGCACCGTGGCGGGCGAGCACTCCAGCCCGTGGCGGGCCAGCAGCGGCTGCGACGCCACCGGCTCGCCGGTGTGGATGTAGTCCTGGACCAGGGCCTTCAGGACCTCGCGCGCTCGCCGGTCCAGCTCGCCCTGGGCCGCCATGGTCGCGCTCCCGCGGGCCGTCAGGGCTCGCCGAGGCGGCGGGCGGCGGCCGTGGCCAGCGAGGGGAAGCGGCCGGCGGCCAGCTCGCGCCACCGCAGCTCGGCCCCGGCGCGGTCGCCGGCCAGGTCGAGCAGCATGGCCTCCAGGTGGCGCCGCTCCTCCACGAAGGCGAAGACCAGCGCGGCCCGCGCCGAGCCGTCGTCGAGCCGCACCGCCTCGCGCAGCAGGGCGCGGGCCCCGGCGGCGTCGCCGCGGGCGTCGGCCAGCAGCGCCAGCGCGTAGGCCGGCTCCGGGCGCGTGGCGTCCACGCCGCGGGCGCTCTCCAGGTAGGCCTGGGCGGCCTCGGCGTGCCCCTCCACGGCGCACAGCTCGCCGAGGTTGAGGAGCGCCGCCTGCTGCTCGCGCGGCCCGCCGCTGGCCACCACCTCGTCGAGCAGGCGGCGCGCGGCGTCCAGGTGGCCGTCGAGGAAGTAGCTGACCGCCAGGTCGTTGAGGGCCGACAGCCGATCGGGATCGCCGGCCAGCTCCGCCTCGTAGGCGGCGCGCGCCCCGCCGAGATCGCCGGTGCGGATCAGCCCGGCGCCGAAGCCCTGCGCGGCGGCCAGCGTGCCGAGCGCCGGGGTGGCGTCGTCGCGCAGCGGCAGGCGCGGGTCGGCCGAGCCGCCGCAGGCGGCCAGCGCCAGCGTGGCCACGAGCGAGAAGTTGCCGAGCCGATTCGAGAGGTTGCGCACTTGGGATCCGGAGGAGGGCGGCGGAGACCAGGGGAGTCTAGTCATCCGCCCCGAAGGGATCAAGGAAGCGGGGTGTCCCCGGATTCGAAGGCCGCTCCCCCCCGTCACCGCGGGACACGGCGAGCCCCACCCCCCGTATGCCCCGAAAAGGCCAATGGCTTTGGTGTCCCCTGTGTCACGGACGGGTTGTCCGAAAGTTTTTCTTATCGAGGGGTCAGTCTAGACTCCCTTCACCGCCTCCCCCGGAGTCTCGCAGTCCATGATCTCCCGCCAGCAACTCGCCACGCTCGTGGAGCGCTTCGGCGTCGGTTCGCAGTTGACCGGCGGCGTGCTGCTGGTGGACGACGAGCCGCTCAACCTGCGGGTGCTCAAGGACCTGCTGGAGGAGCGCTGGACCGTGCACCAGGCCACCTCCGGCGCCGAGGCCTTGCGCATCGCCGCGGCGGTGCCGCTCGACGTGGTGGTGACCGACCAGCGCATGCCGGGCATGAGCGGCGTGGAGCTGCTGGCGGCGCTGCGCGAGCTGCGCCCGGACCTGGCGGGCATCGTCATCACCGGCTTCGCCGACATGCAGGCCCTGGAGTCGGCCATCAACCGGGCCCACGCCTTCCGCTTCCTGCGCAAGCCGTGGGAGTCCGACGACGTCATCCAGGCGGTGGAGCAGGCCAGCGCCCTGGTGGCCCAGGGGCGCACCATCGCGCAGCTGGTGCAGCTGCTGGCGGCGCGCGGCGAGGAGCTGAAGGCCTCCCTGCGGACGCTGCAGGACCAGCAGCAGCAGCTCCTGCACCTGGAGCGGGTCGGCACCCTGGGGCGGCTCGCCTCGGGCATCGCCCACGACCTGAAGAACGTCATGACCGGGCTGCGCTCCGCCGAGGCCGAGCTGCAGGCCCTCGACGTCGACCCGGACCTGCGGTCCTTCCTGGCGCTGGGGCTGGCCCACGTGGACAGCCTGCTGCGCACCCTGCAGACGCTGCGCGACTTCTCGCGCAGCGGGTCGCTCGAGCTGGTGGCGGGACTGGTGGAGCCAGCCCAGCTGGTGGAGACCTCGGTGGCCATCTGCCGGCTGGACCTGAGCTACCGGATGCGCCGGGTGGTGCCCAGGGTGGCCCCGGGCCTGCCGCTGCTCCGGGCCGACGGCCAGAAGCTGATCCAGGTGCTGGTCAACCTGGTCCGCAACGCCCTGCAGGCCTCCGAGGACGGCGGCGAGGTGCGCATCAGCGCCGAGGCGCTGCCGGAGGGCGGGCTCCTGCTGGCCGTGGAGGACGACGGCCCCGGCGTGCCCGAGGCCCTGCGGGCCAGGCTCTTCCAGCCCTTCGCCACCGGCCGCGGCGAGCAGGGGCTTGGCATGGGGCTCTACATGGCCCGCCTGATCGCCGAGACCCACGGCGGCCGGATCGCCGTCGGGTCCGGCCAGCGGGGCGGGGCGCGCTTCGAGGTGGTGTTGCCGAGCAACGGGCCCGTCGAGGGGCCCCCAGTCGACGAGGAGAGACCGCATGGGCCTGCACGAGCTGGGTGACCCCGGGACCGGGGTGGTGGACTTCGAGGCGCCGTTCCTGGTGCCGGCCGCGGCTGGCTCGCCAGCCGCGCAGGCCGTCGCGGCGGGCCCCGGCGCGGCGCCCCCGCGGGTGCGGCGCTACGAGGAGCTGGACGGCGCCGTCGGGCGCGGGGTCTTCTTCCGCCCGCAGCGGTTCAGCGCGGAGGACCTGGCGCCCCTCACGGCCGCCGTGACGGTGACCGTGGCCGGGGCGCGGCGGGAGTGCGCCCTGGTGGACGTGTCGCAGAACGGCGTGGCCGTGGCCTGGCCCGCCGACCTGCCGGTCTCGCCGGGCCAGCGCCTGCCGGCGGCGCTCCGCTTCGACGACCACGCGGCCTTCACCGGCGAGGCCCACGTCGGCTCGGTCCGGCAGAAGGACGGCCTCACCGTGGTGGGGCTCTCCTTCGTGGACTTCCTGCTCGACGTCGACGAGATCCACCAGCTGCGCGCCGTGCGCGCCTGGGCCCCGGCGGGCGCCGGCGGGCCCCTGGAGCGCCGGCCCTGGCGCCTGGCCGGGCACGAGAAGTTCAAGTCGCTGGTCTCCGAGCTGGGGCTGTACCTGGAGGACGCGCGGCGCGAGCTGACGGCCTTCGAGGCCGAGCTGCCCTGGCACGTCCTCAACGGACCGGCCAACCCGGCCCGCGCCGCGCTGGTCTCGCGGCTGCGCGCCGGGTTCGTGGCCGACGTGGTGGACCAGACCGAGCAGGTGGACGCGGCCCTGCGCCAGATCCCGGGGGGCCTGGCCAACGCCGCCGCCCGCGAGTGGTCGCTGCGCCACCTGCACGACCACCTGCTGCAGGCCCTGTCGTGCCAGCGGGCCCTGCACAAGCCGTTCGGCTACCCGGGCGACTACGAGCTGATGAACTTCATCTACGAGCGGCAGTTCGAGGGGCCGAACCTCTTCGCCCGCGCCGTGGGCCTGGCCTTCCTGAGCACCCGCGCGCCGGCGGCGGTGCGCTGCCGCAAGGACGTGGTCAAGGCGCAGCTGGCGGCGCTGCTGGCGCGGCGGGCCGGCTCGAAGGAGCCGGTGCGCGTGCTCTCCATCGCGGCCGGCCCGGCCCAGGAGCTCTTCGAGCTGTTCGAGGCCATGGAGGACCTGCCGGTCCCGGTGGAGGTGGTGCTGTTCGAGCAGGACCGGCACGCCCTGGCCCACGCCTGGCGGCGCCTGCGCTCCACCGCCGTGGCCCGCTTCCCCGAGCAGGTGCGCTGCACCTTCCTGCACGACTCGGTGAAGCGGCTGCTGCGCGACGAGGACCTGTTCGCCGACTTCGGGCAGTTCGACCTGGTCTACTCCTGCGGCCTGCTCGACTACTTCCAGCGCGCCACCGCCACGGTGCTGGTGCGGCGCCTGGCCGCCGCCACCAGGCCGGGCGGCCAGCTGCTGGTGGCCAACATGGTGGACCACCCCATCCGCTGGGTGATGGAGTGGCACCTCGACTGGAACCTCATCTACCGGACCCGCGAGGACCTGCTGGAGATCGGCTGGCGCGCCGCGCCCACCGCCCAGGCCCGCATCCTGGAGGAGGCCAGCGGGGCCAACCCGTTCTTCGAGCTGATCCCCGAGTAGCCGGGGCATGGTGGACGACCCGCCCGAGCTGCGCCGCCGCTGGCGCCGCTGGCTCATCGAGCGCAACCGGCGCGGCCTGCGGATCGCGCTGGCCATCGTGGCGGTGCTCTACCCGGCCTTCGGGCTGCTGGACCTGGCCCTGCTGCCCCCGGCGGCGCTGGCCTGGCTGTGGGCCACCCGCCTGGTGGTCTTCGGGGTGACGCTGGCGCTCTTCCCCTTCACCCGCAGCGCCTCCTGGGATCGCTGGGGCCTGTCGGTGACGACCGGCTACGCCTGGCTGGCCTCGGCCGGCATCGCGGTGATGACCACCTACGCCGGGGGCCTGGCCTCCCCCTACTACGCCGGCATCTCGCTGGCCATCACCGGGGCCGGGCTGCTCTTCGTCTGGCCGGTGCGGGCGGTGGCCGTCACCCACGCCTCCATCGTGGTCACCTTCGTGCTGGTGAACGTGGGCGCCGGGACCATCGGCGACCCGGCTGTGGCCCTCTCCAACCTGGCCTTCCTCTCGGCGCTGGCCCTCATCGCCGGCGTGGGCCAGTCGCTGCTCTTCCGCACCCAGCGCGAACAGCACGCCCAGCGGGTGCGCCTGGAGCAGGCCACCGCCAACCTGGAGCGGGCCCACGTCGAGCTGCAGCAGCTCGACCAGTTCAAGTCGCGCTTCTTCGCCAACATGACCCACGAGCTGCGCACGCCGCTGGCCATGGTGCTGACCCCGCTCGAGCTGCTCATGCAGGGCGAGATGGGCCAGTTCACCGAGGCCCAGCGCAGCTCCTTCCTCACCATGTTCCGCAGCGCGCTCAAGCTCCTCAAGCTGGTCAACGACCTGCTGGACCTGTCGCGGCTGGAGGAGAGCCGGCTGCGCCTGGAGGTGGCCGAGCACGACCTGACCGCCTACCTGCGGGGGCTCACCGAGGAGACCCAGGTGCTGGCCCGGCGCAAGGGCATCTCGCTCACCTTCGAGCCGGCGGTCGCCGGGCCGCCCGCCGCGGTCTGGTGCGACCTGGAGCGGCTGGAGCGGGTCTTCGTCAACCTGCTCTCCAACGCCGTCAAGTTCACCCCGCCCGGCGGCCACGTGGTGGTGCGGCTCTCCGCCGACGCGGCCGGGGTGGAGGTGCAGGTGGAGGACGACGGCCCGGGCTTCCCGCCCGCCACGGCCGGGCGCCTCTTCGAGCGCTTCTACCAGGTGGACATGGCGGGCACCCGCCAGCACGGCGGGGCCGGCATCGGCCTGGCCCTGGCCAAGGAGATCGTGCTGCTGCACGGCGGCACCATCGAGGCCCACAGCGACGGCCGCCATGGGGCGCTGCTGACGGTGCGGCTGCGGCGCGGCGCCGGGCACCTGGCGGCCGCCGCCCTGGCGGACCCGGCACCGGCCGGCGAGGGCGAGGGCGACTCCGGGCCCGACTGGGTGGTGCAGCTCTCGGCCCGCCGCGACTTCCGGCTGCTGGACATCGAGGAGGCCGCCGAGCGGCGGGTGGTTGAGCGCGACGTGGACGAGGGCTCCCGGCCCCACTCGGTGGCGGTGGTGGAGGACAGCCCGCAGATCACCCAGTTCATCCACATGACCCTGCGGCGGCAGTTCAAGGTGCTGACGGCGCCGGACGGCGTGCGGGGCCTGGAGCTGATCGAGCGGGAGCTGCCCGACCTGGTGGTGACCGACCTGATGATGCCGGGCCTGGACGGCCTGGCCATGACCCGGCGGCTGCGCGAGCAGCCGCGCACCCGCCACATCCCCATCATCATGCTCTCGGCCCGCGGCGAGCTGGACGACCGGGTGCGGGGCCTGGAGACCGGCGTCAGCGTCTACCTGACCAAGCCGTTCTCGCCCCGCGAGCTGCTCACCAGCGCCCGCCGCCTGGTGCAGGCCAAGGAGGAGGCGGCCGACCTGGTGCTGACGCAGCGCATGGACTCGCTCGAGCTGGTGGCGGCCGGCCTGGCCCACGAGCTGAACAACCCGCTCAACTACGTCAAGAACGCCCTGGCCCGCGTGCAGCTGGACACGGCGCGGGTGCTGACCCTCTCCGACCAGGCCGCCGCCGGCGCGCTGCCCGGGGCCGAGCTCCAGCAGCTGGCCAAGCTGGGGGCCCGGGTCAAGGAGCTGCTGGGCGTGGCCGACGCCGGCCTGAAGCGCATGGCCGGCACGGTGGAGCTGATGGGCCGCTACGGTCGGGCCGGCTACCGCCGCGAGCTCTCCACCCCGGACGCCTGGGAGATGGTGCGGACGGCGGTGGCGGTGGTGCTGCCCGCCACCGGGCGCGACGTGCAGGTGACCATGGACCTGACCGGCGACGGCACCCTGGAGTGCGTGCCGGAGGAGCTGGGCCAGGTGGTGACCAACCTGGTGCAGAACGCCATCGAGGCGGTGGCCGACGGCGCCGGCACGGTGCACCTGGTCGGCCGCGGCGGCGCCGACGAGCTGGTGCTGCGGGTGCGCGACAACGGCCCGGGCATCGCGCCGGAGGCCATGAGCCGCCTCTTCACCCCCTTCTTCACCACCAAGGGGCCGGGGCGCGGCACCGGGCTGGGCCTCACCATCACGCGGCGGGTGGTGGAGGCGCTGCACGGCACGCTCAAGGTGGCCAGCACCCCGGGCCAGGGGGCCGAGTTCACCGTGCGCCTGCCGCGCCGGCAGCCGCTCGCCACGGCGCTGACGCCGCCGCCGGCCCTGACCCCGCCGCCGGGCTGACCGGCCCCGGGGGGCGCGGCGGGCCAGGGGGCGGCGTGCTATAGGCCCCTCGCGACGGCCGCCCGATGTCCCTCCCGACCGCACCCCCAGAGCCCGCCCCGGCCGGCGCCCGCGCCCGGGTCCGTCGCGCCCTCGAGGCCTCGCGCCTCGCCGAGGTGACCGGGCTTCCCGGCGCGGCCCGGGGCCGCCTGGTGCAGGACCTGCTGGCCCCCGGGCCGGCCCGGGCCCGCTGCGTCCTGGCGGTGGCCACCGACGAGGAGCGGGCCGACGCGCTGGCGCGCGACCTGGCCTTCTTCGTCGGCGAGGCGGCGGTGCTGCGGGTGCCGGCCGACGCGGTGCTGCCCTACGACGACCTCTCGCCCGACCGCGGCGTGGAGATGGAGCGGCTCTCGGCCCTGGCCAGGCTGCACGCCTCGCCGGGCGAGGTGCTGGCGGTGGTGGTCTCGGCCCGCGGGCTGGCCCGCCGGGTGGCGCCGCGCGCCGTCTTCGAGGCCGGCTCGGACCTGCTGGCGGCCGGCCTCACGGTGGACCGCGAGGCGCTGGCGCTGCGGCTGGTGTCGCTGGGCTACGCCCGGGTGCCGCTGGTGGAGGACCCGGGCACCTTCGCGGTGCGCGGCGGCGTGCTCGACCTGTGGAGCCCGGCCGAGGCCAGGCCGGCCCGCCTGGAGTTCTTCGGCGACGAGGTGGAGTCCTGCCGCCCCTTCGACCCGGTCTCGCAGCGCAGCGGCGAGGGGGCGGTGGAGGTGCTGACCTGCCCGGCGCGGGAGGCGCTCTTCACCGAGGCCGGCAAGGCGGCCGCCAAGGAGGCGGTGCGGGCCGCCGCCGAGCGGGTCAACCGGCCCACCTCGCGGGTGCGCGAGGTGCTCGACGCCATCGACGCGGCGCAGCCCTTCTTCGGCCAGGAGGCGCTGCTGCCCGGCTTCCACCCGGCCGGGCTGGACACCCTGCTCGACTTCCTGCCGCCCGGCACGGCCGCCTACGTGGACGACGCCACCGGCGTGGAGGAGGCGCTGGCCGACCTGTGGGAGGCGCTGGCGCGCGAGCACGCGGCGGCGCTGAAGCGCGAGGAGCTGACGCTGCCGCCTGAGGCCCACTTCCTCCCGGCCGGCGAGGCGCTGGCGGCGCTCGCGGCGCGGCCGCTGGTGCGCCGCCACCTGGTGTTCCTGGGCACCGGCGACCCCATCCGCACCTCCCTGGGCGAGACCGCCGACCTGCGCGGCGAGATCCAGGCGGCCCACGGCGAGGAGGGGGCGCTGGCCCCGCTGACCCGGCGGCTGGAGGACTGGCGCCAGCGCGGGCTGACCACCGTCATCGCGGTGAGCACGCCCTCCTCGGCCGACCGCCTGCGCCGCCTCCTGGAGGACCGCCGCCAGGCCGCCCGCCCCCACCCCGGCCCGCTCGGCGACCCGCGCCCGCTCTACGACCCCGCGGTGCACGCCCACCTGGTGCCCGGCGAGATCTCGGGCGGCTTCGTGGACGGCGAGGGCGGCCTGGTGCTGCTCTCCGACGAGGAGATCTTCGGCCGCAAGGTGCGCAAGAAGGCCCGCGCCACCCGGGAGGAGCACGCCTTCGCGGCCGGCTTCCGCGAGCTGAACGAGGGCGACCTGGTGGTGCACGTGGAGCACGGCATCGCGCGCTACTGCGGGCTCACCAAGATGCAGATCCGGGGGGTCGAGGGCGACTTCCTGGTGCTGGCCTACGACGGCGCCGACCGGCTCTACCTGCCGGTGGGGAAGCTGCGCCAGGTGCAGAAGTTCACCGGCGCCTCGCCCGACGCGGTGCGGCTGGACCGGCTGGGCGGGCAGTCGTTCGCGCTGCGCAAGGCGCGGGTCAAGGAGCAGCTGCTCAAGATGGCGGCCGAGCTGCTCGACGTCTACGCCGCCCGGGCCGCCCACCCGGGCCACGCCTACGCCGAGCCGGACCAGACCTACCGCGAGTTCGAGGCCGAGTTCCCCTACGAGGAGACGCCCGACCAGCAGAAGGCCATCGACGACGTCCTCCGGGACCTGCGCAAGGCGGGCGGCGGCCGCGGCCCCATGGACCGGCTGGTGTGCGGCGACGTGGGGTACGGCAAGACCGAGGTGGCCATGCGGGCCGCCATGCTGGCGGTGCTGGGCAAGCGGCAGGTGGCGGTGCTGGTGCCCACCACCATCCTGGCGGCCCAGCACGAGCGCTCCTTCCGCGAGCGCTTCAAGGGCTACCCGGTGCGCATCGAGGCGGTCTCCAGCATGAAGACCGCCGAGGAGTCCCGCCGCATCCTCAAGGCGGCGGCGCTGGGCCAGGTGGACGTGCTGATCGGCACCCACCGGCTGCTGGGGGCCGACGTCTCCTTCGCCGACCTGGGCCTGGTGGTGGTGGACGAGGAGCAGCGCTTCGGGGTGGCGCACAAGGAGCGGCTCAAGAAGCTGCGCAAGCTGGTGGACGTGCTCACCCTGACCGCCACGCCCATCCCGCGCACCCTGCACATGAGCCTGGCCGGGGCGCGGGACCTCTCCATCATCGCCACCCCGCCGGAGGACCGGCGCGCCATCCGCACCTTCGTCATGAAGTTCGACCCGGCCGCCATCCAGGAGGCCATCGAGAACGAGCTGAAGCGCGGCGGCCAGGTCTTCTTCGTGCACAACCGGGTGCGCTCCATCGGCTCGATGCAGAAGTTCCTGGCCGAGCTGGTGCCCGCGGCGCGCATCGGGGTGGCGCACGGGCAGATGGGCGAGGGCAAGCTGGAGGAGGTGATGGCGGCCTTCGTCGAGAAGCAGCTGGACGTGCTGCTGGCCTCCACCATCATCGAGAGCGGCCTCGACATCCCCAGCGCCAACACCATCATCGTCAACCGGGCCGACCACTTCGGGCTGTCGCAGCTCTACCAGATCCGCGGCCGGGTGGGCCGCAGCCGCGAGCGGGCCTACGCCTACCTGCTGGTGCCGGCGCGCCGCCCGGTCACCAAGGACGCCCGCAAGCGGCTCGAGGTGCTGCAGAAGTTCACCGAGCTGGGGGCCGGCTTCCAGATCGCCTCGCACGACCTGGAGATCCGCGGCGCCGGCAACCTGCTCGGCAAGGACCAGTCGGGCCAGATCGAGGCGGTGGGCTTCGACCTCTACGCGCAGCTGCTCGACGAGGCGGTGCGCGAGCTGAAGGGCGAGCCCCCCAAGGACGAGGTCGACCCCGACGTGGCGCTGCCGGTGGCGGCCTTCATCCCCGACCCGTACATGCCCGACGTGCACCAGCGGCTCTACTTCTACAAGCGCTACGCGCAGGCCTCCACCGACGAGGAGCTGGAGGAGATCCGCGCCGAGATCGTGGACCGCTGCGGCGACCCGCCGGACGAGGTGGACGCGCTCGGGGAGGTCATGAAGGTGAAGGTGCGCCTGCGGGCCTGCGCATCCGTGCCCTGGAGAGCGGGCCGGGGCGCATCGTGCTCACCCTGGGCGAGGGGGCGGCGCTGGACCCGTTCCTCCTCGCCAAGCACGTGCAGGCCTCCGGCGGCGCCCTCCGGCTCACCCCGGACATGAAGCTGGTGGCCCGCTTCGGCCCGGACCCCGCGGCCGCGGGGCCGGCGACGGCGGCCCGCCCGCCCGCCCGCCCGACCCGCGGCC is a window from the Anaeromyxobacter sp. genome containing:
- a CDS encoding class I SAM-dependent methyltransferase family protein, whose product is MGLHELGDPGTGVVDFEAPFLVPAAAGSPAAQAVAAGPGAAPPRVRRYEELDGAVGRGVFFRPQRFSAEDLAPLTAAVTVTVAGARRECALVDVSQNGVAVAWPADLPVSPGQRLPAALRFDDHAAFTGEAHVGSVRQKDGLTVVGLSFVDFLLDVDEIHQLRAVRAWAPAGAGGPLERRPWRLAGHEKFKSLVSELGLYLEDARRELTAFEAELPWHVLNGPANPARAALVSRLRAGFVADVVDQTEQVDAALRQIPGGLANAAAREWSLRHLHDHLLQALSCQRALHKPFGYPGDYELMNFIYERQFEGPNLFARAVGLAFLSTRAPAAVRCRKDVVKAQLAALLARRAGSKEPVRVLSIAAGPAQELFELFEAMEDLPVPVEVVLFEQDRHALAHAWRRLRSTAVARFPEQVRCTFLHDSVKRLLRDEDLFADFGQFDLVYSCGLLDYFQRATATVLVRRLAAATRPGGQLLVANMVDHPIRWVMEWHLDWNLIYRTREDLLEIGWRAAPTAQARILEEASGANPFFELIPE
- a CDS encoding tetratricopeptide repeat protein, translated to MTRLPWSPPPSSGSQVRNLSNRLGNFSLVATLALAACGGSADPRLPLRDDATPALGTLAAAQGFGAGLIRTGDLGGARAAYEAELAGDPDRLSALNDLAVSYFLDGHLDAARRLLDEVVASGGPREQQAALLNLGELCAVEGHAEAAQAYLESARGVDATRPEPAYALALLADARGDAAGARALLREAVRLDDGSARAALVFAFVEERRHLEAMLLDLAGDRAGAELRWRELAAGRFPSLATAAARRLGEP
- a CDS encoding response regulator; translated protein: MVDDPPELRRRWRRWLIERNRRGLRIALAIVAVLYPAFGLLDLALLPPAALAWLWATRLVVFGVTLALFPFTRSASWDRWGLSVTTGYAWLASAGIAVMTTYAGGLASPYYAGISLAITGAGLLFVWPVRAVAVTHASIVVTFVLVNVGAGTIGDPAVALSNLAFLSALALIAGVGQSLLFRTQREQHAQRVRLEQATANLERAHVELQQLDQFKSRFFANMTHELRTPLAMVLTPLELLMQGEMGQFTEAQRSSFLTMFRSALKLLKLVNDLLDLSRLEESRLRLEVAEHDLTAYLRGLTEETQVLARRKGISLTFEPAVAGPPAAVWCDLERLERVFVNLLSNAVKFTPPGGHVVVRLSADAAGVEVQVEDDGPGFPPATAGRLFERFYQVDMAGTRQHGGAGIGLALAKEIVLLHGGTIEAHSDGRHGALLTVRLRRGAGHLAAAALADPAPAGEGEGDSGPDWVVQLSARRDFRLLDIEEAAERRVVERDVDEGSRPHSVAVVEDSPQITQFIHMTLRRQFKVLTAPDGVRGLELIERELPDLVVTDLMMPGLDGLAMTRRLREQPRTRHIPIIMLSARGELDDRVRGLETGVSVYLTKPFSPRELLTSARRLVQAKEEAADLVLTQRMDSLELVAAGLAHELNNPLNYVKNALARVQLDTARVLTLSDQAAAGALPGAELQQLAKLGARVKELLGVADAGLKRMAGTVELMGRYGRAGYRRELSTPDAWEMVRTAVAVVLPATGRDVQVTMDLTGDGTLECVPEELGQVVTNLVQNAIEAVADGAGTVHLVGRGGADELVLRVRDNGPGIAPEAMSRLFTPFFTTKGPGRGTGLGLTITRRVVEALHGTLKVASTPGQGAEFTVRLPRRQPLATALTPPPALTPPPG
- a CDS encoding hybrid sensor histidine kinase/response regulator; the encoded protein is MISRQQLATLVERFGVGSQLTGGVLLVDDEPLNLRVLKDLLEERWTVHQATSGAEALRIAAAVPLDVVVTDQRMPGMSGVELLAALRELRPDLAGIVITGFADMQALESAINRAHAFRFLRKPWESDDVIQAVEQASALVAQGRTIAQLVQLLAARGEELKASLRTLQDQQQQLLHLERVGTLGRLASGIAHDLKNVMTGLRSAEAELQALDVDPDLRSFLALGLAHVDSLLRTLQTLRDFSRSGSLELVAGLVEPAQLVETSVAICRLDLSYRMRRVVPRVAPGLPLLRADGQKLIQVLVNLVRNALQASEDGGEVRISAEALPEGGLLLAVEDDGPGVPEALRARLFQPFATGRGEQGLGMGLYMARLIAETHGGRIAVGSGQRGGARFEVVLPSNGPVEGPPVDEERPHGPARAG
- a CDS encoding nucleotide exchange factor GrpE, with the protein product MGDSQDKGNFRADIPDDAIAAALRSVERGGRAVGDQPAGDPGDPGDPVEVEVGPGDDPASGPADDLESLRAQLELSQALSREGQKKLADVHDRWVRAVADLENYKKRAARERDEVQKFGAEKLLKDLLPVMDNLDRALAAAAPDDPLVAGVKLVRSSFEQALSRHGVKAFSAMGQPFDPARHEALMQVPSPGVAPGMVVLEHARGFTLNERLVRPALVGVSVAAPQAPGGGGAS
- the hrcA gene encoding heat-inducible transcription repressor HrcA yields the protein MAAQGELDRRAREVLKALVQDYIHTGEPVASQPLLARHGLECSPATVRAVMADLEALGLLEKPHASSGRIPTAQAYRLYVDTLLKVRPPTSADRDRITSLTADAPDVSRLLEGTADLLHSLSHHAAVVTTPPPKVDPIRQVDFVRLRENRVLAVFVSQAGIVTNKLVQLDQPFDASELERAAAYLNERIAAASEAATSLATLRERILEDMRADHTALHGLMQKALSLAELALAAPPAEGRVLVDGEASFLDAPEFADVQKARALLKTFAEKDRILRVLDRVLLSQEVQIFIGAESEFATVPDVSVVAAPYGRAGRVLGTLAVVGPTRMNYARVIPLVDLTARELSRAIGRHGDG